One genomic segment of Erysipelotrichaceae bacterium 66202529 includes these proteins:
- a CDS encoding ISL3 family transposase encodes MVLNMKYNKLDLNEKLFGDDFIVYDWKEDDKKIEIYVKATAHKDICPVCGFPVSDLHNTYHRRIQTYPIRSKCTYLDVIAYKYDCTNDECDRKVIMQNLPFVTPSQRRTDELNCLILAVSMFLSNEGASKVLKLLGVVISNDSIKRLLDKILIEDNPSVEQIGIDDVAIRKGQTYSTAIYDMEDHHLIALLDGRDKNIVKEWLKNHKKIKIATRDRASAYASALNEVIPECIQIADRFHLLQNLIDRMKDIFKQELPEMIFIRDSQIMDEEPKKADVLKIDLDYDGLNELHYDNSEPADENGIIIKFDKSFSDKSNKQHKENAESRKKTTVDKENTTAME; translated from the coding sequence ATGGTACTGAATATGAAATATAATAAGCTTGATCTAAATGAAAAACTGTTTGGCGATGATTTCATCGTTTATGATTGGAAAGAAGACGATAAGAAAATCGAAATTTATGTGAAAGCTACCGCACATAAAGATATATGTCCTGTTTGTGGATTTCCTGTCAGCGACCTACATAATACATATCACAGAAGAATACAGACTTATCCCATCAGAAGTAAATGTACTTATCTGGATGTCATTGCTTATAAGTATGACTGTACAAATGATGAATGCGACAGAAAGGTGATCATGCAGAATTTACCTTTTGTTACTCCTTCCCAGAGAAGAACAGATGAATTGAATTGCCTCATACTTGCTGTCTCTATGTTTTTAAGTAACGAAGGTGCGAGTAAAGTATTGAAGCTTTTAGGCGTCGTAATTAGTAATGATTCAATCAAAAGACTATTGGACAAAATTCTTATTGAAGACAATCCTTCAGTTGAACAAATAGGAATTGATGATGTAGCTATCAGAAAAGGACAAACCTACTCAACAGCAATTTATGATATGGAAGATCATCATTTGATAGCACTTCTTGATGGAAGAGATAAGAACATTGTGAAGGAGTGGCTTAAGAACCATAAGAAAATAAAAATCGCTACACGAGATAGAGCGAGCGCCTATGCTTCTGCACTTAACGAGGTAATTCCTGAATGTATACAGATAGCTGATCGCTTTCATCTTCTTCAGAACTTGATTGATAGAATGAAGGATATATTTAAGCAGGAACTACCAGAAATGATTTTTATAAGAGATTCTCAAATAATGGATGAAGAACCAAAAAAAGCAGACGTTTTAAAGATTGATTTAGATTATGACGGATTAAATGAGCTTCATTATGATAATAGTGAACCAGCTGATGAAAATGGAATTATCATAAAATTTGATAAAAGTTTCTCAGATAAAAGTAATAAGCAGCACAAAGAAAACGCGGAAAGTCGAAAAAAAACAACAGTTGATAAGGAAAATACAACAGCGATGGAGTGA